CCCTCTCTAGCGGGCACCTTCATGCTGGCTTTCACATCCTCCCTCATGGGGATCCCGCTGTCCTTCGCATCAGCCCTCTTCGCAGTGGAATTCCCGGGAAACCCCATCTCTAGGGGGGTGAGGAGCCTGAGCAAGGCACTCCTCCAGATCCCATCAATACTGGTCGGCATGCTCATATACACCCTGGTAGTTGTTCCCATGGGTAGGTTCTCGATGCTGGCAGGCTCCTTGGCCTTAGCGATAATGATGATCCCCTACGTGACTACATACATCGAGGAAGCCCTGGAGAGCGTCCCCAAGACCTACAGGGAGGCTGGATACGCCCTGGGATTCTCCAGGACTCAGGTGGTCTTCAGGGTGAGCGTTAGCATAGCGAAGAGGGGGATAATCACTGGCATACTCATGGGCTTCGCCAAGGTCACAGGGGAGACGGCCCCTCTCCTCTTCACGGTGGGAAAGCAGAGGCAGGAGATCTCTCTCGACCCCCTGGGCTACTCCGACTCGATATCCCTCCTGATATTCGACTTCATACAGACACCCTACGCCAACTGGCATGAGGTCGCCTGGGGTGCGGCCTTCGTGCTCACAACGCTCTTCCTAGCGGTGTTTCTCTTAGCAAGGAGCTTAACCAGGAGGGTCGTGCTATGAGGAAGGTGGCCCTGCTGGTTGAGGGATTGAGCGTCAGGATAGGGGGGAGGGAGATACTGAGGAACATAAATCTGGAGCTCCCTGAGAGGAGGATACTCGCGGTCATGGGTCCCTCGGGCTCCGGGAAGTCGACCCTGCTGAGGGCCATAAACAGGCTGCTCGACATCGTGCCCTCCTGCGAGGTCAGGGGAAGGGTCGTGATTCACGGGATGGATGTCTACTCCTCCGACCCCTACAAGGTGAGGAGGCTTACAGGGATGGTCTTCCAGGTCCCCAACCCGTTCCCCAACATGAGCATCTACGATAACGTTGCCATAGGGCCGAAGCTCAATGGGCTGGCAAAGAGCAAGCAGGAGCTGGATGATCTGGTCAGGTGGGCCCTTGAGAAGGCCATGCTCTGGGATGAGGTGAGGGAGAGGCTCAGGGATCCCCCTCACAAGCTGAGCGGTGGGCAGCAGCAGAGGCTCTGCCTCGCCAGGGCGCTGGCCCTGAGGCCGAAGCTCCTCCTCCTGGACGAGCCCACGGCCAACGTTGACCCGATAAACGCCGCTAAGATAGAGGAGGCCCTGAGGGGCCTGGTCGAGACCCATGAGATAACAGTCGTCTTCGTCACCCACACCCCCCACCAGGCCATGAGGATCTCCGACTACGTGGCGTTCCTCTACATGGGTGAGCTCGTCGAGTTCGGCCTCACAGAGGAGATAGCCCTCAACCCGAGGCACGAGCTCACCATGAGGTTCCTGAAGGGGGAGGTCTGACCCGGTCGA
This portion of the Candidatus Korarchaeota archaeon NZ13-K genome encodes:
- the pstA gene encoding phosphate ABC transporter permease PtsA, translated to MVSVRELKERLFLILTVALASLAVLPIFHILLSVILRGLPPVLRAGVGFLTDPPPPPGGGIGGIGPSLAGTFMLAFTSSLMGIPLSFASALFAVEFPGNPISRGVRSLSKALLQIPSILVGMLIYTLVVVPMGRFSMLAGSLALAIMMIPYVTTYIEEALESVPKTYREAGYALGFSRTQVVFRVSVSIAKRGIITGILMGFAKVTGETAPLLFTVGKQRQEISLDPLGYSDSISLLIFDFIQTPYANWHEVAWGAAFVLTTLFLAVFLLARSLTRRVVL
- a CDS encoding phosphate ABC transporter ATP-binding protein, producing MRKVALLVEGLSVRIGGREILRNINLELPERRILAVMGPSGSGKSTLLRAINRLLDIVPSCEVRGRVVIHGMDVYSSDPYKVRRLTGMVFQVPNPFPNMSIYDNVAIGPKLNGLAKSKQELDDLVRWALEKAMLWDEVRERLRDPPHKLSGGQQQRLCLARALALRPKLLLLDEPTANVDPINAAKIEEALRGLVETHEITVVFVTHTPHQAMRISDYVAFLYMGELVEFGLTEEIALNPRHELTMRFLKGEV